In Plodia interpunctella isolate USDA-ARS_2022_Savannah chromosome 1, ilPloInte3.2, whole genome shotgun sequence, one DNA window encodes the following:
- the LOC128670802 gene encoding carbohydrate sulfotransferase 11, with protein MKMWFLRTNVVLSVLVYVNGDFSELDNTITSVHSLELTQSLNLARQELIQDACARFPPKLSLDELPPSSMEHILIDDTHKLLYCYVPKVACTNWKRVLMVLGGKWNDTDILSIPPSLPHTQGMFKNLSMVPPAERDSMLENYHKMIIVRNPFERLLSAYRNKLEGETLTAKYFQERVGRRIIKAYRENPSNESLELGNDVTFKEFALFLTSKLEELADVANNEHWQPITDLCHPCLIKYTLVGKYETLTDDTLLALHTINATHVKFPDMYHTSGTSDKLYDYFSQLDLPLIRKLYKLYLHDYRIFNYDLDNIVGFDLG; from the exons atgaaaatgtggTTTCTTAGAACAAATGTTGTGTTAAGTGTTCTAGTATATGTGAACGGTGATTTTAGCGAGTTAGATAATACAATAACTAGTGTGCATTCTCTGGAGTTGACGCAGTCTTTGAATTTGGCTCGTCAGGAGTTGATCCAGGATGCGTGTGCGCGTTTTCCACCAAAGTTAAGCTTAGACGAGCTTCCACCAAGTAGTATGGaacacattttaattgatgACACCCACAAGTTGCTGTATTGTTACGTGCCAAAG gTGGCATGCACAAACTGGAAGAGAGTCCTAATGGTTTTAGGGGGTAAATGGAATGATACTGATATCTTATCCATCCCGCCCAGTCTCCCCCATACCCAGGGGATGTTCAAGAACCTGAGCATGGTTCCCCCAGCGGAACGGGATTCAATGCTGGAGAATTATCATAAGATGATCATAGTAAGGAATCCATTTGAAAGATTGCTCTCTGCTTATCGGAATAAGCTAGAAGGCGAAACCCTGACTGCTAAATATTTTCAG GAGCGCGTTGGCCGTCGTATAATCAAGGCATACCGCGAGAATCCCTCAAACGAGTCCCTAGAATTAGGCAATGATGTGACGTTCAAGGAGTTTGCTCTGTTCCTCACCAGTAAGCTGGAAGAGTTGGCCGATGTCGCGAATAATGAGCATTGGCAGCCAATCACAGATCTGTGCCATCCGTGCCTCATAAAGTACACTTTAGTTG GTAAGTACGAAACGCTGACAGACGACACACTACTCGCACTACACACAATAAACGCAACCCACGTGAAATTCCCGGACATGTACCATACGTCCGGGACTTCGGACAAGCTATACGATTATTTCTCCCAGCTCGACCTGCCCCTCATCAGGAAGCTGTACAAACTATATCTTCATGACTACAGGATATTTAACTACGATCTGGATAACATTGTTGGGTTTGATTTAggctag